A genomic stretch from Mycobacterium paraterrae includes:
- a CDS encoding acyl-CoA dehydrogenase family protein produces the protein MSDFLSTGTLPDEYQQLAKTVRDFAQSVVAPVAAKHDAEHSFPYEVVAGMAEMGLFGLPFPEEFGGMGGDYFALCLALEELGKVDQSVAITLEAGVSLGAMPVYRFGTDAQKQEWLPQLASGRALGAFGLTEPGGGTDAGATKTTAHLDDGHWVINGSKQFITNSGTDITKLVTVTAVTGDRDGKKEISSILVPTPAKGFTVEPPYDKVGWNASDTHPLSFDDVRVPEENLLGERGRGYANFLRILDEGRIAIAALSTGVAQGCVDESVKYAKEREAFGQAIGRYQSIAFTIARMEARAHTARTAYYDAAALMLAGKPFKKQAAIAKLVASEAAMDNARDATQVHGGYGFMNEFTVARHYRDSKILEIGEGTTEVQLMLIGREVGL, from the coding sequence ATGAGTGATTTCTTGTCGACCGGGACGCTCCCGGACGAATACCAACAGCTGGCCAAGACGGTCCGCGACTTCGCCCAGAGTGTGGTCGCGCCGGTAGCCGCCAAGCATGACGCGGAGCACTCGTTCCCGTACGAGGTGGTGGCCGGGATGGCCGAGATGGGCCTGTTCGGGCTGCCCTTCCCCGAGGAATTCGGCGGCATGGGCGGTGACTACTTCGCGCTGTGCCTGGCGTTGGAGGAACTGGGCAAGGTCGACCAGAGCGTAGCGATCACCCTCGAGGCCGGCGTCTCGCTGGGCGCCATGCCCGTCTATCGGTTCGGCACCGACGCGCAGAAGCAGGAGTGGTTGCCGCAGTTGGCCAGTGGCCGTGCCTTGGGCGCGTTCGGGTTGACCGAGCCCGGTGGTGGCACTGACGCCGGCGCGACCAAGACCACCGCGCATCTCGACGACGGGCACTGGGTGATCAACGGTTCCAAGCAGTTCATCACCAACTCCGGAACCGACATCACCAAGCTCGTCACCGTCACCGCGGTGACCGGTGACCGCGACGGCAAGAAGGAGATCTCGTCGATCCTGGTGCCGACGCCCGCGAAGGGATTCACCGTCGAGCCCCCTTACGACAAGGTCGGCTGGAACGCATCCGACACCCACCCGCTGAGCTTCGACGACGTGCGGGTGCCCGAGGAAAACCTGCTCGGTGAACGCGGCCGCGGCTACGCCAACTTCCTGCGCATCCTCGACGAAGGCCGGATTGCGATCGCCGCGCTGTCGACCGGCGTCGCGCAGGGCTGTGTCGACGAGAGTGTGAAGTACGCCAAGGAGCGCGAGGCTTTCGGGCAGGCAATCGGCCGTTACCAGTCCATCGCATTCACCATCGCGCGGATGGAGGCGCGCGCCCACACCGCGCGCACCGCGTACTACGACGCCGCGGCGTTGATGCTGGCCGGCAAACCGTTCAAGAAGCAGGCGGCAATCGCCAAACTGGTCGCCAGCGAGGCGGCGATGGACAACGCCCGCGACGCCACCCAGGTTCACGGCGGGTACGGCTTCATGAACGAGTTCACCGTGGCCCGGCACTACCGGGACAGCAAGATTCTGGAGATCGGCGAGGGGACCACGGAGGTGCAGCTGATGCTGATCGGTCGAGAGGTCGGGCTGTGA
- a CDS encoding acetyl-CoA carboxylase biotin carboxylase subunit: MGFHTVLVANRGEIAVRVMRTLTTMGIRSVAVYSDADAGARHVAEADVAVAIGPAAARSSYLNVSAIVDAAVRTGAEAVHPGYGFLSENAEFAAALEKAGIAFIGPPVGAIQTMGDKIAAKTTVSAFGVPVVPGIARPGLSDKELIAAADDIGYPVLVKPSAGGGGKGMRMVEQPADLPAALVSARRESAAAFGDDTLFLERFVLRPRHIEVQVLADGHGNVVHFGERECSLQRRHQKVIEEAPSPLLDEETRARIGAAACDTARSVAYTGAGTVEFIVSADRPDEFFFMEMNTRLQVEHPVTELVTGWDLVEWQVRIAAGEKLTVDQADIALRGHAIEARVYAEDPANGFLPTGGDVLAVTESGAPGVRVDSGLSAGMVVGSDYDPMLAKVIAYGPDRATALRTLDRALGETAVLGVVTNIEFLRFLLGDPDVVAGRLDTGLLDRRAGDFVAVPTGDEHFVAAAAVQWLRRFPAAGADLWEVPSGWRVGRRAPVSIRLRSGERTDHVHIVGAPDAAEVRIEDGESRSLQAALAGDRLTVTLDGLRVTYTVAVQDGTIWLAGDGAVAVLDEVREAPVREDEEHNGDAELTSPMPGAVVAVGVEHGDVVEAGTVVVTVEAMKMEHALMAPVDGVVELLVAAGDQVKVGQPLARITASSNAIRIEDSAHE, translated from the coding sequence ATGGGATTCCACACGGTTCTGGTAGCCAACCGCGGCGAGATCGCCGTCCGGGTGATGCGTACGCTCACGACGATGGGCATCCGATCCGTCGCGGTGTACAGCGACGCCGACGCAGGCGCACGCCATGTCGCGGAGGCAGACGTGGCCGTCGCGATCGGCCCGGCGGCGGCGCGCAGCAGTTACCTCAATGTCTCGGCGATCGTCGACGCTGCGGTGCGGACCGGCGCTGAAGCGGTTCATCCCGGTTACGGCTTCCTCTCGGAGAACGCCGAATTCGCGGCGGCCCTCGAGAAGGCCGGAATCGCGTTCATCGGCCCGCCGGTGGGTGCCATCCAGACCATGGGCGACAAGATCGCCGCGAAAACCACGGTGTCGGCTTTCGGCGTGCCAGTCGTTCCGGGTATTGCACGGCCCGGCCTGAGCGACAAGGAATTGATCGCCGCCGCCGACGACATCGGCTACCCGGTTCTGGTCAAGCCCTCCGCTGGCGGTGGCGGCAAAGGCATGCGGATGGTCGAGCAGCCGGCCGACCTGCCCGCCGCGCTGGTCAGCGCACGCCGTGAGTCCGCCGCCGCGTTCGGTGACGACACCTTGTTCCTAGAGCGATTCGTGCTGCGCCCCAGACATATCGAGGTCCAAGTGCTGGCCGATGGCCACGGCAACGTGGTGCACTTCGGCGAGCGAGAATGCAGCCTGCAACGCCGCCATCAAAAGGTGATCGAAGAGGCGCCGTCCCCCCTACTCGACGAGGAGACGCGCGCCCGGATCGGCGCCGCCGCGTGCGACACCGCGCGCAGCGTGGCCTACACCGGCGCGGGCACGGTGGAGTTCATCGTTTCCGCCGACCGTCCTGACGAGTTCTTCTTCATGGAGATGAACACCCGTCTGCAGGTCGAGCATCCGGTCACCGAGCTGGTGACCGGATGGGACCTGGTCGAATGGCAAGTCCGGATTGCGGCGGGGGAAAAGCTGACCGTCGATCAGGCCGATATCGCGCTGCGGGGACACGCGATCGAAGCCCGGGTGTACGCCGAGGATCCGGCCAACGGCTTCCTGCCCACCGGCGGTGACGTGTTGGCGGTGACGGAGTCCGGCGCGCCCGGCGTTCGGGTCGATTCGGGCCTGTCCGCGGGAATGGTCGTCGGCAGCGATTACGACCCGATGCTCGCGAAAGTCATTGCCTACGGACCAGACCGGGCCACGGCGTTGCGCACCCTGGATCGAGCCTTGGGCGAGACTGCGGTGCTCGGCGTCGTCACCAACATCGAGTTCCTGCGGTTCCTGCTGGGTGACCCCGACGTCGTCGCCGGCCGGCTCGACACCGGGTTGCTGGACCGTCGTGCCGGTGACTTCGTGGCGGTCCCGACCGGCGACGAGCACTTCGTCGCCGCAGCCGCCGTACAGTGGCTGCGCCGATTTCCCGCCGCGGGCGCCGACCTGTGGGAGGTGCCGTCCGGGTGGCGCGTCGGCCGCCGGGCGCCGGTGAGCATCCGATTGCGGTCAGGGGAGCGCACCGACCACGTACACATCGTCGGCGCCCCGGATGCCGCCGAAGTACGCATCGAAGACGGTGAATCCCGTTCGCTGCAGGCCGCTTTGGCCGGCGACCGGCTGACGGTGACGCTCGACGGATTGCGCGTCACCTACACGGTCGCGGTACAGGACGGCACGATCTGGCTGGCCGGTGACGGTGCCGTCGCGGTGCTCGACGAGGTGCGCGAAGCACCGGTCCGCGAGGACGAAGAACACAATGGGGATGCCGAGCTGACCAGCCCGATGCCCGGCGCGGTCGTCGCGGTCGGAGTCGAGCACGGCGACGTGGTCGAGGCCGGCACGGTGGTGGTGACCGTCGAGGCGATGAAGATGGAGCATGCGCTGATGGCGCCCGTCGACGGCGTGGTCGAGCTCCTCGTCGCGGCCGGCGACCAAGTCAAGGTGGGCCAGCCGCTGGCCCGAATTACAGCCAGCAGCAACGCAATACGGATAGAGGATAGTGCGCATGAGTGA
- a CDS encoding carboxyl transferase domain-containing protein, which produces MTSPAENRTAHTALVEQLRGKLATAALGGSERSRARHVDRGKLLPRDRVDGLLDPGSPLLEIAPLAADGMYDDECPGAGIITGIGRVSGRECMIVANDATVKGGTYYPITVKKHLRAQEIAAQNRLPCIYLVDSGGAFLPRQDEVFPDRDHFGRIFYNQANLSAQGIPQIAAVLGSCTAGGAYVPAMSDEAVIVRNQGTIFLGGPPLVKAATGEVVSAEDLGGGELHSKTSGVTDHLAHDDRDALRIVRRIVSTLGPREPRIWDVRPAEDPIADQAELYDVVPVDPRIPYDVHHVINRLVDGSEFAEFKAEYGSTLVTGFAHIHGHPVGIIANNGVLFSESAVKGAHFIELCDKRMVPLLFLQNISGFMVGREYEAGGIAKHGAKMVTAVACARVPKLTVVIGGSYGAGNYSMCGRAYSPRFLWMWPNARISVMGGEQAASVLATVRGEMTAEEEEALKAPIRAQYEHQGNPYYSTARLWDDGVIDPADTRTVVGLALSVTSTAPVDPVSYGVFRM; this is translated from the coding sequence ATGACCTCACCGGCGGAAAACCGCACGGCGCACACCGCACTCGTCGAACAGTTGCGTGGCAAACTCGCGACGGCTGCACTGGGTGGATCGGAACGATCCCGCGCCCGTCATGTCGACCGCGGCAAGCTGTTGCCGCGCGACCGCGTCGACGGGCTGCTCGACCCCGGCAGCCCGCTACTCGAGATCGCGCCACTGGCCGCCGACGGGATGTACGACGACGAGTGTCCAGGGGCCGGCATCATTACCGGGATCGGCCGTGTCTCGGGCCGTGAATGCATGATCGTGGCCAACGACGCGACGGTCAAAGGTGGCACGTACTACCCGATTACGGTCAAAAAGCACCTCCGCGCGCAAGAGATCGCGGCGCAGAATCGACTGCCGTGCATCTATCTCGTCGACTCGGGCGGTGCGTTTCTGCCGCGGCAGGACGAGGTGTTCCCCGATCGGGACCATTTCGGCCGGATCTTCTACAACCAGGCCAATCTCAGCGCGCAAGGCATCCCGCAGATCGCCGCGGTGCTGGGATCGTGCACGGCCGGTGGGGCCTACGTCCCGGCGATGAGCGACGAAGCCGTGATCGTCCGCAACCAGGGCACCATCTTTCTCGGCGGGCCGCCGCTGGTGAAAGCGGCCACCGGCGAAGTGGTCTCGGCCGAGGACCTCGGTGGCGGAGAACTGCATTCGAAGACATCCGGGGTCACCGACCACCTTGCCCATGACGACCGCGACGCGTTGCGGATCGTGCGGCGCATCGTATCGACCCTGGGTCCACGGGAGCCCCGCATCTGGGATGTGCGACCCGCCGAAGACCCGATCGCCGACCAGGCCGAGCTCTACGACGTGGTTCCCGTCGATCCGCGGATTCCCTACGACGTGCACCACGTCATCAACCGCCTGGTCGACGGCAGCGAATTCGCCGAGTTCAAGGCGGAATACGGGTCCACCCTGGTCACCGGGTTCGCGCACATTCACGGCCACCCGGTGGGAATCATCGCCAACAACGGCGTGCTGTTTTCCGAATCCGCCGTCAAGGGAGCGCATTTCATCGAACTGTGCGACAAGCGGATGGTCCCGCTGTTGTTCCTGCAGAACATTTCCGGATTCATGGTCGGCCGTGAATACGAGGCCGGCGGAATCGCCAAACATGGCGCCAAGATGGTGACCGCGGTGGCGTGCGCACGTGTGCCGAAGCTCACCGTGGTCATCGGCGGGTCGTACGGCGCGGGCAACTATTCGATGTGTGGCCGGGCGTATTCGCCACGCTTCCTGTGGATGTGGCCGAACGCGCGGATATCGGTCATGGGCGGTGAACAGGCGGCATCGGTGCTGGCGACGGTGCGTGGCGAGATGACCGCCGAGGAGGAAGAAGCGTTGAAGGCCCCGATCCGCGCCCAGTATGAACACCAGGGCAATCCGTACTATTCGACAGCCCGGCTCTGGGACGACGGGGTGATTGATCCTGCCGACACCAGAACCGTTGTCGGCCTGGCACTTTCGGTCACATCCACAGCACCGGTCGATCCGGTCTCCTACGGCGTTTTCCGGATGTAG
- a CDS encoding SACE_7040 family transcriptional regulator, translating to MAATAPANPSGHSSEPNPRSRRKSDRRLQLLGAAERLFAERGFLAVRLEDIGAAAGVSGPAIYRHFPNKESLLVELLVGISTRLLDGARDVQSREKDAAAALDGLIDFHLDFALGEPDLIRIQDRDLAYLPAAAERQVRRAQRQYVEIWVGVLRRVEPQLAETDARLMAHAAFGLLNSTPHSLKPDGAARSRAVMRAMTVAALTAHPPPA from the coding sequence ATGGCGGCGACCGCTCCGGCCAACCCCAGCGGGCACTCGTCCGAACCGAACCCTCGCAGCAGGCGCAAATCGGACCGCCGCCTCCAGCTGCTGGGGGCCGCCGAGCGCCTGTTCGCCGAACGGGGTTTCCTGGCGGTACGACTCGAGGACATCGGTGCGGCCGCCGGAGTGAGCGGGCCCGCCATCTACCGGCATTTTCCTAACAAGGAATCGCTGTTGGTCGAGCTGCTGGTCGGGATCAGCACGCGACTGCTGGACGGTGCGCGAGACGTCCAGTCCCGCGAAAAGGACGCGGCGGCAGCACTGGACGGCTTGATCGACTTCCACCTCGACTTCGCGCTGGGCGAGCCGGACCTCATCCGGATTCAGGACCGCGATCTCGCCTACCTGCCCGCCGCCGCCGAACGCCAGGTGCGGCGGGCGCAGCGGCAGTACGTCGAAATCTGGGTGGGCGTGCTGCGGCGGGTCGAGCCGCAACTGGCCGAGACCGATGCTCGGCTGATGGCACACGCCGCCTTCGGCCTGCTCAACTCCACACCACACAGCCTCAAGCCAGACGGCGCGGCACGGTCCCGGGCGGTGATGCGGGCGATGACAGTCGCCGCGCTGACCGCTCATCCGCCGCCGGCGTGA
- a CDS encoding MmpS family transport accessory protein, whose translation MSDRRHPEYTRSTQERTEQTQRLSQPYRPYVDPAYSGQPSYPPPPYSRGSYDPNSANPTDRLPQYWLRDQPPSNQPPLEPDPDKPRAPRWLWIAAAAAVVLVSALVIALVIANGTARKQTAVPALPSTPSSHQPAPVVPNSPSHSAQAPQPATPEPSQSTDPNAMQTVVYNVTGEGRAISITYVDNDGMMQTEFNVPLPWSKEVSLPESGSKTPNVTIVNIGHDVSCTVTVDGVEVNERNGAGLTICNGNG comes from the coding sequence ATGAGCGATCGACGTCATCCCGAATACACCCGTTCAACCCAGGAGCGGACCGAGCAAACTCAACGGCTGAGCCAGCCGTACCGTCCCTATGTCGATCCGGCCTACAGCGGCCAGCCGTCATACCCGCCGCCGCCCTACTCCCGCGGGTCGTACGATCCCAACTCGGCAAACCCCACCGACAGGCTTCCCCAGTACTGGCTACGGGATCAGCCGCCGTCGAACCAGCCGCCGCTCGAGCCCGATCCCGACAAGCCCAGGGCGCCGCGCTGGCTGTGGATCGCCGCGGCCGCAGCGGTGGTGCTGGTGAGCGCCCTGGTCATCGCCCTGGTGATCGCCAATGGCACGGCGCGAAAGCAGACCGCGGTGCCTGCGCTGCCGTCGACCCCGAGCTCGCACCAGCCAGCCCCGGTAGTCCCCAACTCTCCGTCGCACTCGGCCCAAGCGCCCCAGCCGGCCACCCCCGAGCCGAGCCAGTCCACGGACCCGAACGCGATGCAGACCGTGGTGTACAACGTCACCGGTGAGGGCCGCGCGATCAGCATCACCTACGTGGACAACGACGGCATGATGCAGACCGAGTTCAATGTCCCCTTGCCGTGGTCCAAAGAAGTCAGTTTGCCCGAATCGGGCAGCAAGACGCCCAACGTCACGATCGTCAACATCGGCCACGACGTGAGCTGCACGGTGACCGTCGACGGGGTCGAGGTCAACGAGCGCAACGGCGCCGGGCTGACCATATGCAACGGCAACGGCTAA
- a CDS encoding MFS transporter → MSESTADASRPVKRSQVLAWALWDTGAAGVTAVVVTFVFSVYLTTAVGKGAPAGATPASWLGRALAISGVMVALLAPMIGVWADNPRRRRLTLTALTALVVALVSAMSLIRESPGYFWLGLALLGIGAACGDLASVPYNAMLRQLSTPRNSGRISGLGLTAAFVGSVGLLLVVLYGCISGEGATRGLLHLPAADGMNIRIAMLVAAGWFTVFALPLLLTAYRLPSPVDVPVSARGVLGGYRKLWQDLVGEWRRDRNLVFYLLAAAVFRDGLAGVTQFGGVLGVKAYGISPAVVPMFGVAFCIVAAVGAVIGGILDDKFGSKPVIIGALSSILAAGLAMMLLSGPQAFWVTGLLLCAFIGPAQASARTLLLRLASDGKEGVAFGLFTMTGRAVTFIAPLLYSVFVDQFHAERAGMAGLLLVVTAGLVGLLPVRVPRRA, encoded by the coding sequence ATGTCTGAATCCACCGCCGACGCTTCGCGGCCAGTCAAGAGATCCCAGGTGCTCGCGTGGGCACTGTGGGACACCGGCGCGGCCGGCGTGACCGCAGTGGTCGTGACGTTTGTGTTCTCGGTGTACCTGACCACCGCGGTCGGCAAAGGCGCACCGGCGGGCGCCACTCCGGCGAGTTGGCTCGGTCGCGCACTGGCCATCTCCGGGGTGATGGTTGCGCTGCTCGCGCCGATGATCGGCGTTTGGGCCGACAACCCGCGCCGGCGGCGCCTGACCCTGACCGCGCTGACGGCTCTGGTGGTGGCATTGGTCAGCGCCATGAGTCTGATTCGCGAAAGCCCGGGTTACTTCTGGCTGGGACTGGCGTTGCTCGGCATCGGCGCGGCGTGCGGCGACCTGGCCAGCGTCCCGTACAACGCGATGCTGCGTCAGCTCTCGACGCCGCGCAACTCCGGTCGTATCTCGGGGCTGGGGTTGACGGCGGCCTTCGTCGGTAGCGTCGGACTGCTGCTGGTGGTGCTGTACGGCTGCATTTCCGGTGAGGGTGCCACCCGCGGCCTGCTGCACCTGCCCGCCGCTGACGGGATGAACATCAGGATCGCGATGCTGGTGGCCGCCGGGTGGTTCACGGTATTCGCGCTGCCGTTGCTACTCACCGCCTACCGGTTACCTTCGCCGGTCGACGTTCCGGTCTCCGCGCGTGGGGTCCTGGGCGGCTACCGCAAACTGTGGCAGGACCTGGTCGGGGAGTGGCGCCGCGACCGCAACCTCGTCTTCTACCTGTTGGCTGCCGCGGTGTTTCGTGACGGGCTGGCAGGCGTCACGCAGTTCGGTGGCGTGCTGGGCGTCAAAGCGTACGGAATCTCGCCGGCCGTGGTGCCCATGTTCGGCGTGGCGTTTTGCATCGTTGCCGCCGTCGGCGCCGTCATCGGTGGCATCCTCGACGACAAGTTCGGATCTAAACCGGTGATCATCGGGGCGCTGAGCAGCATCCTCGCGGCGGGACTGGCGATGATGCTGCTGTCGGGACCACAGGCGTTCTGGGTCACCGGGTTGCTGCTCTGCGCGTTCATCGGGCCGGCTCAGGCGTCTGCCCGTACCCTGCTGCTGCGACTCGCCAGCGACGGCAAGGAGGGCGTGGCCTTCGGCCTTTTCACGATGACGGGTCGGGCCGTGACGTTTATCGCGCCGCTGCTTTATTCGGTGTTCGTCGATCAATTTCACGCCGAACGGGCCGGGATGGCGGGCTTGCTGCTGGTCGTGACGGCAGGTCTGGTGGGGCTGCTGCCGGTGCGCGTGCCGCGGCGGGCTTAG
- the cmrA gene encoding mycolate reductase (Catalyzes the final step in mycolic acid biosynthesis.), whose translation MPVPAPSPDARAVVTGASQNIGEALATELAARGHNLIITARREDLLNSVAERLTEKYGVVVEVRPADLADTADRAKLIDELASRDISILCANAGTATFGPVATLDPEVERTQVQLNAVAVHDMVLAVLPGMLQRKAGGILISGSAAGNSPIPYNATYAATKAFANTFSESLRGELRKTGVHVTVLAPGPVRTELPGPADASIVEKLVPNFLWISTEYTAKKSLDALDRNKMRVVPGVTSKAMSTASQYSPRAIVAPIVGRFYKKMGGG comes from the coding sequence ATGCCGGTACCCGCCCCTAGTCCCGACGCTCGCGCAGTTGTCACCGGAGCTTCACAAAACATCGGCGAAGCGCTGGCCACCGAATTGGCCGCCCGCGGTCACAACCTCATCATCACCGCCCGCCGCGAGGATCTGCTGAACAGCGTGGCCGAGCGCCTTACCGAGAAGTACGGCGTCGTCGTCGAAGTCCGTCCCGCGGATCTCGCCGACACCGCGGACCGCGCGAAACTCATCGACGAGTTGGCCAGCCGAGACATTTCGATCCTGTGCGCCAACGCGGGTACCGCGACATTCGGCCCGGTGGCGACGCTGGATCCCGAGGTGGAACGCACGCAGGTGCAGCTCAATGCCGTCGCAGTTCACGACATGGTGTTGGCGGTGCTGCCGGGCATGCTCCAGCGCAAGGCCGGTGGCATCTTGATTTCCGGCTCAGCAGCGGGCAATTCGCCGATCCCGTACAACGCGACCTACGCCGCGACGAAGGCGTTCGCCAATACCTTCAGCGAGTCGCTGCGCGGCGAACTGCGCAAGACCGGTGTGCATGTGACGGTGTTGGCGCCTGGGCCGGTGCGCACCGAGCTGCCGGGACCGGCCGACGCGTCGATCGTCGAGAAGCTGGTACCCAACTTCTTGTGGATCTCCACCGAATACACGGCGAAGAAATCGCTGGATGCGTTGGACCGCAACAAGATGCGCGTCGTCCCGGGCGTCACTTCCAAAGCGATGTCGACAGCCAGCCAGTACTCGCCGCGCGCGATTGTCGCGCCGATCGTCGGGCGTTTCTACAAGAAGATGGGCGGCGGCTAG
- a CDS encoding helicase HerA-like domain-containing protein yields MSTDSTATPARQIAAGYSVGGQALELGTVVIDDKTDPAAQIRIPLATVNRHGLVAGATGTGKTKTLQVIAEQLSAAGVPVLMADVKGDLSGLSRPGESSAKITERSAETGDDWTPTAYPVDFLSLGTKGIGVPVRATIASFGPILLSKVLGLNPTQESTLGLIFHYADQNNYELLDLKDLRAVIAKLTSAEGKADLKALGGVSAQTAGVILRALVNLEAEGADTFFGEPELKTKDLLRVDDKGRGVISLLELGAQAARPVLFSTFLMWVLSDLFRTLPEIGDVDKPKLVFFFDEAHLLFSDASKAFLEQVEQTVKLIRSRGVGVFFCTQLPTDVPNEVLSQLGARVQHALRAFTPDDQKALAKTVRTYPKTDVYDLGSALTSLGIGEAVVTVLSERGAPTPVAWTRLRSPRSLMAAIGDDAIGAAAKSSPLQATYGTTQDRESAYERIEAEKAKAQAEQPAQAPQKSKNAPEAAKRPGWFSRFVNSRGFQTFLKALGTELIRNLLGGSGTKRRR; encoded by the coding sequence ATGAGCACCGACTCGACAGCGACGCCCGCACGACAGATTGCGGCCGGCTACTCCGTCGGCGGCCAGGCGCTGGAACTGGGCACTGTCGTGATCGACGACAAGACCGATCCTGCCGCGCAGATCCGCATCCCGCTCGCCACCGTCAACCGGCACGGCCTCGTAGCGGGCGCCACCGGCACCGGCAAGACCAAGACGCTGCAAGTGATCGCCGAGCAGTTGTCGGCCGCTGGTGTGCCGGTGCTGATGGCCGACGTCAAAGGCGACTTGTCCGGTCTGTCGAGGCCGGGGGAGAGCAGCGCCAAAATCACCGAGCGGTCCGCGGAAACCGGTGACGATTGGACGCCGACCGCCTATCCGGTGGACTTCCTGTCGTTGGGCACCAAGGGCATTGGCGTGCCGGTGCGGGCCACGATCGCCAGCTTCGGGCCGATCCTGCTGTCGAAAGTGTTGGGCCTCAACCCTACCCAGGAGTCGACGCTGGGTCTGATCTTTCATTACGCCGACCAGAACAACTACGAGCTGCTGGACCTGAAAGACCTACGTGCGGTGATCGCCAAGCTCACCAGCGCGGAGGGCAAAGCGGACCTGAAGGCCCTGGGCGGGGTGTCGGCGCAGACGGCCGGCGTCATCCTGCGCGCGTTGGTCAACCTGGAGGCCGAGGGCGCGGACACGTTTTTCGGCGAACCAGAACTCAAGACCAAGGACCTGCTGCGCGTCGACGACAAGGGCCGCGGTGTCATCTCGTTGCTGGAACTTGGTGCCCAGGCCGCGCGACCAGTGCTGTTCTCCACGTTCTTGATGTGGGTGCTGTCGGATCTCTTCCGGACGTTGCCCGAGATCGGCGACGTCGACAAACCCAAGTTGGTTTTCTTCTTCGACGAGGCTCACCTGCTGTTCAGCGATGCGTCCAAGGCGTTCCTGGAACAGGTCGAGCAGACCGTCAAGCTGATCCGCTCACGCGGCGTCGGGGTGTTCTTCTGCACGCAGCTGCCTACCGACGTGCCCAACGAGGTGCTCTCCCAGCTCGGCGCGCGCGTGCAACACGCGCTGCGCGCCTTCACGCCTGACGACCAGAAGGCGCTCGCCAAAACCGTTCGCACCTACCCGAAAACCGATGTGTACGACCTTGGTTCGGCGTTGACGTCCCTCGGCATCGGCGAGGCGGTGGTCACCGTGCTCTCCGAACGCGGCGCCCCGACGCCGGTTGCCTGGACCAGGCTGCGCTCGCCGCGATCGCTGATGGCCGCGATCGGCGACGACGCGATCGGCGCCGCCGCCAAGAGCAGTCCCCTTCAGGCGACCTACGGCACAACCCAGGACCGCGAATCCGCCTACGAGAGAATCGAAGCCGAGAAGGCGAAGGCGCAGGCCGAACAACCGGCGCAGGCTCCCCAGAAATCCAAGAACGCGCCGGAGGCCGCGAAACGGCCGGGCTGGTTCAGTCGCTTCGTCAACAGCCGCGGCTTCCAGACCTTCCTCAAGGCGCTCGGCACCGAGCTGATCCGCAACTTGCTCGGCGGCAGCGGCACCAAACGTCGCCGCTAG
- the orn gene encoding oligoribonuclease — protein sequence MRDELVWIDCEMTGLDLSSDKLIEIAVLVTDGDLNILGDGLDMVIHADDAALDSMIDVVTEMHTRSGLIDEVRASTVDVATAETAVLDYIRQHVKQAKTAPLAGNSIGTDRGFIARDMPTLDSFLHYRMIDVSSIKELCRRWYPRIYYGQPSKGLAHRALADIHESIRELKYYRGTAFVTPPGPSTSEIAAVADELGVGSAAPEGMDSPTEDSSG from the coding sequence GTGCGGGACGAACTGGTGTGGATCGACTGCGAGATGACCGGCCTGGACCTGTCCTCGGACAAGCTGATCGAGATCGCCGTCCTGGTGACCGATGGTGACCTGAACATCCTCGGCGACGGCCTTGACATGGTGATTCACGCCGACGATGCCGCGCTCGACTCGATGATCGACGTCGTCACCGAAATGCACACCCGCTCCGGGCTGATCGACGAGGTGCGGGCGTCGACCGTCGACGTCGCCACCGCCGAAACCGCGGTGCTCGACTACATCCGTCAGCACGTCAAGCAGGCCAAGACGGCGCCCCTGGCGGGGAACTCGATCGGCACCGACCGTGGCTTCATCGCCCGCGACATGCCGACCCTGGATTCTTTTCTGCACTACCGGATGATCGATGTGAGCTCGATCAAAGAACTCTGCCGACGGTGGTATCCGCGCATCTATTACGGCCAGCCATCGAAGGGCCTGGCGCACCGCGCGCTCGCCGACATCCACGAATCCATTCGTGAGCTCAAGTATTACCGGGGGACCGCCTTCGTGACCCCGCCCGGGCCGTCGACCAGCGAGATCGCAGCGGTGGCCGACGAGCTCGGCGTCGGGTCGGCCGCGCCGGAGGGAATGGATTCGCCCACGGAGGACTCGAGCGGTTAG